One segment of Campylobacter hominis ATCC BAA-381 DNA contains the following:
- the rplJ gene encoding 50S ribosomal protein L10 yields the protein MTRDEKAKIVAELTDGFKNSEAVLVSDFKGLSVKALENLRNNAREVDVKVQVVKNTLANIALKNASKDGMELKDTNIFLWGNQIDVCKVAAKFEEQNESFKIKTAYMDGEVASLSKIVALSKLPSRDELIAMLLQVWNAPIQNFTIGLNALKEKKSA from the coding sequence ATGACAAGAGATGAAAAAGCAAAAATTGTTGCTGAACTTACCGATGGTTTTAAAAATTCAGAAGCTGTTCTAGTTAGCGATTTTAAAGGACTTAGTGTCAAAGCGCTTGAAAATTTAAGAAATAATGCAAGAGAAGTTGATGTAAAAGTTCAAGTAGTCAAAAATACTTTGGCGAATATCGCACTTAAAAATGCAAGCAAAGATGGCATGGAACTGAAAGATACAAATATTTTCTTGTGGGGAAATCAAATTGATGTTTGTAAAGTAGCAGCAAAATTTGAAGAACAAAACGAATCTTTCAAAATCAAAACAGCATATATGGATGGCGAAGTTGCATCTTTATCAAAAATCGTTGCATTGTCTAAATTACCTAGCCGCGACGAACTTATTGCAATGCTACTTCAAGTTTGGAACGCACCGATTCAAAATTTTACAATCGGCTTAAATGCGCTTAAAGAAAAAAAATCAGCTTAA
- the rplL gene encoding 50S ribosomal protein L7/L12, whose amino-acid sequence MAITKEDVLEYISNLSVLELSELVKEFEEKFGVSAAPVMVAGGAGAGAAAAAEEKTEFDLVLTDTGAEKIKVIKAVRAITGLGLKEAKDAVEKTPSVLKEGMNKEDAEKAKADLEAAGAKVELK is encoded by the coding sequence ATGGCAATTACAAAAGAAGACGTATTAGAATATATTTCTAATCTTTCAGTTTTAGAACTTAGTGAATTAGTAAAAGAATTCGAAGAAAAATTTGGTGTAAGTGCAGCACCTGTAATGGTAGCAGGTGGTGCAGGAGCTGGCGCAGCAGCAGCTGCTGAAGAAAAAACAGAGTTTGATCTTGTTTTGACTGATACAGGCGCTGAAAAAATTAAAGTTATTAAAGCAGTTCGTGCTATCACAGGTCTTGGTCTTAAAGAAGCAAAAGATGCGGTAGAAAAAACTCCATCTGTTCTTAAAGAGGGCATGAATAAAGAAGATGCTGAAAAAGCTAAAGCAGATCTTGAAGCAGCCGGAGCAAAAGTAGAGCTTAAATAA